In Ovis aries strain OAR_USU_Benz2616 breed Rambouillet chromosome 17, ARS-UI_Ramb_v3.0, whole genome shotgun sequence, the following proteins share a genomic window:
- the LOC101111229 gene encoding elongation factor 1-alpha 1-like codes for MGKEKTHINIVVIGHVDSGKSTTTGHLIYKCGGINKRTIEKYEKEAAEMGKGSFKYAWVLDKLKAERECGITIDISLWKFETSKYYVTIIDAPGHRDFIKNTITGTSQADCAVLIVAAGVGEFEAGISKNGQTREHALLAYTLGVKQLIVGVNKMDSTEPPYSQKRYEEIVKEVSTYIKKIGYNPDTVAFVPISGWNGDNMLEPSANMPWFKGWKVTRKDGNASGTTLLEALDCILPPTRPTDKPLRLPLQDVYKIGGIGTVPVGCVETDVLKPGMVVTFAPVNVTTEVKSVEMHHEALSEALPGDNVDFNVKNVSVKDVRHGNVAGDSKNDPPMEAAGFTAQVIILNHPGQISAGYAPVLDCHTAHIACKFAELKEKIDHRSGKKLEDGPKFLKSGDAAIVDMVPGKPMCVESFSDYPPLGHFAVRDMRQTVAVGVIKAVDKKAAGAGKVTKSAQKAQKAK; via the coding sequence atgggaaaggagaagaCCCACATCAACATCGTTGTCATTGGGCACGTAGATTCAGGGAAGTCTACCACGACTGGCCATCTGATCTACAAATGTGGCGGGATCAACAAGAGAACAATTGAAAAGTACGAGAAGGAGGCTGCCGAGATGGGAAAGGGCTCCTTCAAATATGCCTGGGTCTTGGACAAACTGAAAGCTGAACGTGAGTGTGGTATTACCATTGATATCTCCCTGTGGAAATTTGAGACCAGCAAGTACTATGTTACCATCATTGATGCCCCAGGACACAGAGACTTCATCAAAAACACGATTACAGGCACATCCCAGGCTGACTGTGCTGTCCTGATTGTTGCTGCTGGTGTTGGTGAATTTGAAGCCGGTATCTCCAAGAACGGGCAGACCCGTGAGCATGCCCTTCTGGCTTACACCCTGGGTGTGAAACAACTAATTGTTGGCGTTAACAAAATGGATTCTACTGAGCCACCCTATAGCCAGAAGAGATACGAGGAAATTGTTAAGGAAGTCAGCACCTACATTAAGAAAATTGGCTACAACCCTGACACAGTAGCATTTGTGCCCATTTCTGGCTGGAATGGTGACAACATGCTGGAGCCAAGTGCTAATATGCCATGGTTCAAGGGATGGAAAGTCACCCGTAAGGACGGCAATGCCAGTGGAACCACCCTGCTTGAAGCTCTGGATTGCATCCTGCCACCAACTCGCCCAACTGACAAACCCTTGCGTTTGCCTCTCCAGGATGTCTATAAAATTGGTGGTATTGGTACTGTCCCTGTGGGTTGTGTGGAGACTGATGTTCTCAAACCTGGCATGGTGGTCACCTTTGCTCCAGTCAATGTAACAACTGAGGTGAAGTCTGTAGAAATGCACCATGAAGCACTGAGTGAAGCCCTTCCTGGGGACAATGTGGACTTCAATGTCAAGAACGTGTCTGTCAAAGATGTCCGTCATGGCAATGTGGCTGGTGACAGCAAAAATGATCCACCCATGGAAGCTGCTGGCTTCACAGCTCAGGTGATTATTTTGAACCATCCAGGCCAAATCAGTGCTGGATACGCACCTGTGCTGGATTGTCACACAGCTCACATTGCTTGCAAGTTTGCTGAGCTGAAGGAGAAGATTGATCATCGTTCTGGGAAAAAGCTGGAAGATGGCCCTAAATTCTTGAAATCTGGTGACGCTGCCATCGTTGATATGGTTCCTGGCAAGCCTATGTGTGTCGAGAGCTTTTCTGATTATCCTCCCCTGGGCCATTTTGCTGTGCGTGACATGAGACAGACAGTCGCTGTGGGTGTCATCAAAGCAGTGGACAAGAAGGCAGCTGGAGCTGGCAAAGTCACCAAGTCTGCCCAGAAAGCTCAGAAGGCTAAATGA